The Tissierellales bacterium genome includes the window AAGTGCACAAATGCCTATAAAATTAAAGAAAAAGTATGCAGATAGAATAATAGATAATAGTAAAAATGTAAATTGTTTATATGACCAAGTAAGAAAACTGGTAAACCCATTAATATAGGCATGGAGGGGTTAGTTTGGCAAGAAGATTAAAAAGAAGATTAAGGTTAGTATTTACTTGTGTTGTTATTATACTGACTATAATAATTTCTGCAAATTTAATTATAAAAACTAAATATCCTATAGGTTATAAAGACTATATTAATAAATATTCTAAAGAATATGATATTGATCCATATTTAATTGCATCCATAATAAATGTAGAAAGTAATTTTGATGTAAATGCCAAGTCCTCAAAAGATGCTAGGGGACTTATGCAGATATCTCCTATAACTGCTGAATGGGCAGCTAAAGAACTTAACCTTACAAATTTTACATTAGAATCTTTGTATGAGCCAGAGACAAATATTAAGATAGGATGTTGGTATTTAAGTGTATTGACAAAAGAATATGACAATAATTTGGAGGTAATATTGGCCGCCTATAATGGAGGAAGTGGTAATGTAAATAAATGGCTTTCTGATAAGAAGTATAGTGATGATGGAAAGAATTTAAAAGAAATACCCTTTAAAGAAACGGCGGAGTATGTAAAAAAAGTCATAAAGAACTGTGAAATGTATGAAAAGATATATAAAGATAATATTGACGATAGTGATAGCGCAGATTTTCAATTTATTATGTTGATAAATAATTTTAAAAAAGTAATAAAACAATATATTTTTCAGAATGGATAATATAGATTTTGTACGGAAGGTGATATACATGAGTTATAAAAAGCTTGTTTTAGTTTTATTTTTAATAATTACTTTATTATTTACTATGACTGGTTGTAATGAAGAACTAAATAAGGCTAACACTGTATCAAAGAAGGATGAAAAAGCTGTTGAAAAAGAGAAAGAATATGAACCTGTGGAAGGTGGTGAATTAGTTCTACCATTAACAGTCCTAAGCACTTTAAATCCGTTAATAAGTGAAAATATTAGCTACCATTACTTCAGTAAATTAATTTTTGAGGGAATGTTCGAATTAGATGAAAAATTTAATATTGAAAATATACTAGCTGAGGACTATAGTATAAAAAATGGTGGTAAGGTTGTAGATATTAAATTGAGAGATGACGTTTATTGGCATGATGGAGAGAAACTAACTTCAGAGGATGTTTTATTTACTATAAATACTATTAAACATGCGGATAATGAGAATTCTTATAAAAAGATTTTTAACAACAGTTTAAATGGGGATATAAAAAACATATTAGATGTTGAGATAATAGACGCTAATAACCTAGAGATTACATTTGATAAAAATTATAGCAATTGTGTAGAAACATTAATTTTTCCTATAATACCTAAACATGTTTTTGCAAAAGCTGGAGAAGGAAAGAAGGTATACGAGAATGCTTTAAAAGTAGAAAATTATAAACCTATAGGTACTGGACCTTATAAATTTATTAGTTATGAAAAGTTCAAAAGTATCACATTGGAGGCTAATGATAACTGGTGGAAAGGTAAGACTTATATAGAAACAGTAATAGGAAAAGTTTTAGAAAATGAAGAATTGATGCTTACAGCTTTTGAGACAGATCAGGTAGATATGACTTTATCTAAGGGAACAGATTGGGAGAAATATGCTGAAAGCCAAAGAGTAAATATAAATGAATATGTTTCTAATAATTACGAATTTTTAGGGTTTAATTTTAATAATGAAACTTTTAAGGATGGTAAGAATAAAGGCATTAGAAAGGCCTTAGCTTATGGAATTGATAGACAAGCTATCATAGAAGAAGTTTATTTAAATCATGGAACTGAAATAGATGTACCTATAAATCCTAATTCATGGTTAGCTTCAGATAATGCTAATACATATCAATACAATTTATCAAAAGCAAAAGAAGAATTGGAAAAGGCAGGTTGGAAAGATAGAAATGGGGATGGAATCTGTGAAGATGAAAAAGGGAATAAATTAACTTTAAGGTTAACCACAAATTCCTATAATCTTTTAAGACTTAAAACTGCTAATATGATAACGGGGGATTTAAGAAAACTAGGGATAGAAGTTATAAAAGATTATTCAGATACAGTACCTGATAATTTAACAGAAGAAATGGTAAAGGAACAATGGGAAAGTTTTGAAAAGAAAATAGCAAAAGGAGATTTTGATATAGCCTTATTAGGTTGGGAATTATCTAGTATTCCTGAGCTGTCTTTTGCATTCCACTCATCTCAAATTAAAAATGGAACTAACTTTATTAGATATAATAATAAAAAGATGGATAATTTATTAGTAGATGCTTTTAGTGCAATGCCTGGTGATAAGAAACAAAAGGCTTATGAAAAGTTAGAAAAAGAAATTGTAGATGAGCTACCTTATATAAGTTTACTTTTTAGGAATAAGGCTATATTGTCAAGCAATAAAATACAAGGTGATATAAAACCAAATTTTAATAATGTATATAATAATATCGAAAATTGGTATATTCCAAAAGAGTATCAAAAGAAAAAATAGTTGAAAAAAATATATTATAAGTTATAATATATAATATACAATTATAATGAACTGCAGGAGTGGTGGAATTGGCATACACGCTATCTTGAGGGGGTAGTAGGCTAAGCCTGTGAGGGTTCGAGTCCCTTCTCCTGCACCAAAATCATACAAGGCTGTATGGTTTTTTTAATAAGTTAAGTAGGGTGTTATCATGACTAAAAGATCAATTATTCACGTGGATATGGATGCTTTTTATGCTTCGGTGGAAGAAGCAGATAATCCATTATTAAAAGGAAAGCCTATTATTGTGGGTGGACGCTCTGGTAGTAGAGGTGTAGTTTCTGCATCATCTTATGAGGCTAGAAAATATGGTGTTCATTCAGCTATGTCTATGGCCAAGGCTAAACAGTTATGTCCTAAGGGGGTGTTTCTTCCTGTAAATATGAAAAGATATAAGGAAGTTTCTAAAGAAGCAAATGAAATACTTAAGGAGCATAGCTTAATTATAGAACCTATATCAATAGATGAAGCTTTTTTAGATGTAACAGGAAAGAATCCTTATATTATATCTAAATCTATAAAAAAGAGAATAAAGAATGAATTAGGACTTACTGTATCTATAGGTATATCATTTAACAAGTTTTTAGCTAAACTAGCTTCTGATGTGGAAAAACCTAATGGACTTACTATAGTCAAAAAAAATGAAGCAGTAAATTTCTTAGTCCCTTTACCTATAAGGAAATTATGGGGAGTAGGGCCTAAGACAGAAAGGGAATTGAACAAGCTAGGAATCTATACCATTGGTGATATGCAAAGGTATGATATGAATGTATTAATTAGGAAGTTCGGGAAGAGAGGTAAGGAGTTATCAGATTTTTCTAAAGGTATTGACAATAGGGTTGTTGAAAATGATATAAAGACTAAATCTATTGGCGAAGAAGAAACTTACATAGATGATGTAGATGACATAGGTTTTTTAGTTAACAAATTAGATGAATATTCTTTAAGTCTAGCTCACAAACTGGATCATCATAGTACTTTAGCTAAAACTATAACAGTAAAAGTAAAATATGAAGATTTTTCAGTTGAAACTAGAAGTTTAACTTTAAGTATTCCTACAAATAAATATCCTACAATCTTTGAAATTAGTAAATCTATTTTAATTAATAAATTTTCCTTAGAAAAAAAAGTAAGACTTTTAGGATTAAGTTTGTCGAATTTAATACATCCAAATGATCCCCTCCAACTTAATATAGAAATGTAGAAAGGCCTAATTGATGACGCTTTCACTCAGTGATTGTATATAAAATAACAAGTGGTATAATAAATTTTGCAATATGTCATATATCCATTAATGGCATCAATACTTTGTTAAAGTATTAATTAACGTTATTTTATATACATTATAATCATTTAGTGGTATAATAAAAATAATCAAAAATATGTACCTAGTCCTGTGAAGTGATTGGGTATTTTTCTATGAATAAATTTAATATTTAATCTATAATCTATATATAAATAAAATTATAATAAATAAAAAGAGGTGGAAAGTATGAAATTGGAAAACTTAACTTTTAAGGGAGGGACCAAAGTTCCCGGCTTTAAAGAGTTTACAGAAAATCTTCCTATAGAAAAAGCTAGGGCGCCTGAAAAAGTTATTATACCTTTACAGCAACATATAGGAGCCCCTTGTGATCCTGTAGTTAAAGTTGGTGATAAAGTAAAAGTAGGTCAAGTAATAGGACAGGCAGAGGCTTTTGTTTCTGCACCTGTACATGCTAGTATATCAGGTACAGTTAAAGAAATAGGATCTCATGTGTCACCAACGGGAATGACAGTAAATTCTATTACTATAGAGGCAGATGGAAAAAATGAAGTAGATCCTTCGCTAAAACCTCATGACAGTTTAAATGAATTAACAAAGGATGAAATACTAAGTATTATAAAAGATGCTGGGATTACTGGAATGGGTGGAGCTAGTTTTCCAACCTATGTTAAATTATCTCCTCCTAAAGATAAAAAAATTGATACTATTATTATTAATGGTTCAGAATGTGAGCCTTACTTGACATCAGATTATAGACTAATGGTTGAAAATCCAGAAGCTATAGTTTTTGGCCTCAAGGTGATTATGAAGGCTGTAGGAGTAGGAAAAGGTTTTATAGGAATTGAGGATAATAAGCCGGAAGCTATCAAGAAATTAAGAGAAGTTTGTAAGAATGAAAAAGATATTAAAGTTGTTTCTTTAAAAGCAAAATATCCTCAAGGAGATGAAAAAAGAGTTATAAATGCAATAACAAATAGGGAAGTTCCTTCTGGAGGCTTACCTATGGATGTAGGGGCAATAGTAAGTAATGCTGGAACTGCAAATGCTATAGGTGAGGCTGTAAGAAAAGGCAAACCTCTTTATGAAAGAATTGTTACAGTAACGGGAAAGGGGATAAAAGAGCCTAAAAACTTAATTGTAAAAATTGGTACAAGCTTTAGGGACATTATCGAGGAATGTGGAGGATATGCTAAAGCACCTGGAAAAATTATAATGGGTGGTCCTATGATGGGGATTAGTCAGTATACAGATGAAGTACCAGTAATTAAAGGAACTAGTGGAATTCTTGTGTTAACTCAAGAGGATGCTAATCCTGAACCGGAACAGCCTTGTATTAAATGTGGAAAATGTCTAGAAGTATGTCCTGTTAATTTACAACCATTATATATCAATAAATTTACCTTAAAAGGAAGATTTGATAAAGCTGAAGAATATCATGCATTAGATTGTATAGAATGTGGCGCATGTTCATATATTTGCCCTTCGAAGAGGACTTTAGTAGAGTCTATTAGATTGGCTAAAGGTGAAATTATAGCAAAAAGAAAAAAATCATAGAAATGAATAGGAGGAATTATCTATGGATAGCAGTAAAACGATGACTTCCACAAAAGCAGAAGAGATTTTAAAAGAGGGAAGTCTAATTGGAACTTCATCTCCTCATTTAAGATCTGGAGAGTCAGTTCAAAGGATTATGCTAGATGTTATTATAGCGTTAGTTCCAGCAATAATAGGAAGTATTTACTTTTTTGGAATGAATGCTTTCAAATTAATATTAATTTCTGTTATATCAGCAGTAGGATTTGAGGCCTTAATTCAGAAAGTTTTTGGCAAACCAATTGCAATAAAGGATTTAAGTGCAGTAATTACTGGAATACTATTAGCCTTTAATTTACCACCTACAGCACCATGGTGGATACCTGTTGTAGGTTCAGCTTTTGCAATTATAATAGTTAAGCAATTCTTTGGTGGATTAGGTTCAAATTTTATGAATCCAGCATTAGCTGCAAGAGCTATGTTATTAACTTCATGGCCAACTATAATGTCTGATTTTGTATCACCAGGCGTAGATGCTGCTACTGAAGCAACACCACTATCTATTATTAAATATGGATTTTCAGATGCTGCTGCATCTGCAACAGTAGCTGAATCTGGAAGTACATTACCTGAATTGAAAGAAGTATTTATTGGAAATGTAGGAGGAAGTTTAGGAGAAACTTCGGCTTTATTACTATTAGTTGGTGCTGCTTATTTGCTAATTAGAGGAGTTATAAATTGGAGAATACCAACTGCCTATATAGCAACTACTCTTATTATGCTATTATTATTTGGGGTTGAAAGTGAATATATACCTTATCATTTATTATCTGGAGGACTTATACTAGGAGCTTTTTATATGGCTACAGATTATTCATCTTCACCAGTAACACCATTAGGACAAATTATTTTTGGTATAGGGGCCGGATTTTTAACAGCCCTAATAAGGGTGAAAGGTGGATATCCAGAAGGGGTGTCTTATTCAATATTGCTTATGAATGTAGCTACACCCTTAATTGAGAAACTTACAAAACCTAAAGTATTTGGGGAGGTGAAGTAAATGAACGAGACCCTAAAACTAGGTTTAGTATTATTAATTGTTACGGCAGTATCAGCTACAATTTTAGGAATTTCAAACTTTGTTACAGCAGACAAAATAGCTGAGGCAGATAAATTGGCCAATGATAGTGCAAGAAAAGAAGCATTATCTGTTGCTGAGGATTTTGAACTTTTAATTGAAGAAACTGAAAAGATTAAAAAAATAAATCCTGAGGTATTAGAAATCTACGAAGGGTTAGATGGTAGTGGGGAAACTATTGGATATGTAATTAAAACAGAAGTTTTAGGATTTGGTGGAGATATCGAAGTAATGACTGGAATATCTTTAGAAGGTAAAATAACAGGTATGAAGGTTTTAGATCATGCAGAAACCCCGGGTTTAGGAGCAAGGGCTACAGAGCCTGAATTTCAAGAAAAATTTAATGATAAATCTGTAGATGAATCAATAGTTGTAGTAAATAGTGAACCCGTTGGGGGAAATGAAGTATTGGCAATTACGAGTGCAACTATAACTACTGATGCTGTTGCTCAGGGTGTAAATATTGCTAGAGAAATATTTGTTGATAATTTTGCTAAGTAATTAGTATTCGGAGGTGTAAATATTGAAACTTTCTGAGATTTTTTATAATGGTTTAATAAAAGATAATCCTGTATTTGTTCAACTTATAGGTATGTGCTCAGTGCTGGCAGTAACTACTACTGCGGTAAACGGCTTAGCAATGGGACTATCAGTAATATTCGTATTAGTAGGTTCTAATTTAGTTATATCCTTAATTAGAAATGTAATACCAGATAAAATACGTATACCTGCATATATAGTTGTTGTTGCAACTTTTGTAACAATAATAGAAATGTTTTTAAAAGCTTATGCCCAAGATATATATAATGCTTTAGGGTTATTCATTCCATTAATAGTTGTAAACTGTATTATATTAGCTAGGGCTGAGGCATTTGCGTCAAAAAATGGAGTATTGCCATCTATTGTAGATGGACTAGGTATGGGATTAGGGTATACCCTAGCATTACTTGTACTAGGTAGCTTAAGGGAAATTATAGGGGCTGGTAGTATATTTGGTTATAAATTATTTAGCGATGCTTTCCAACCGGCACTAATATTTATAATGCCACCAGGAGCTTTTATATTGTTAGGTATTCTTATTGGAATTTTCAATAAAGTGAGAATGAATAAGGCGGCTTCTGATTCCAAAGTAAAGGGGGAAGCATAGATGAATTTATTTACTATACTAGTTAGTACTATATTTGTAAACAATTTTGTTCTAGCACGTTTCCTAGGGATATGTCCGTTCCTAGGAGTATCGAATGAGACTGAAACTGCAACTGGTATGAGTATAGCTGTAACCTTTGTAGTTACATTATCTTCTATTATTACTTATGTAATTCAAAAAGCAGTGCTAGATCCATTAAAACTTGGATACCTTCAAACAATAGTATTTATTTTAATCATAGCTGCATTAGTTCAGTTTGTTGAAATGGTTATGAAGAAGATAAGTCCTAATTTATATCAAGCTTTAGGAGTTTATTTACCTCTTATTACTACAAATTGTGCTGTATTAGGAGTAGCTATTTTAAATATACAAGAAGGTTATAATTTAATTCAGACAATTGTAAATGCAGTAGGAGCCTCTATAGGTTTTGGGTTAGCCCTTATATTAATGGCTGGCATTAGGGAAAAATTAGAACTTGCAGATGTTCCAGAAGCTCTTGAAGGCTTTCCAATAGCTTTAATAACAGCAGGTCTTATGTCTATAGCCTTCTTAGGCTTTAATGGGCTTGTATAGGAGGTATATTGATGAATACTATAATTTATTCTGTATCAGTTTTAGGAGGCTTAGGTCTATTATTTGGAATCATACTATCATTGGCTTCAAAAGCCTTTGCAGTAGAAGTGGATCCAAAGGTTGAAGAAATTAGAAAGGTACTTCCTGGTGCAAATTGTGGTGCATGTGGTTTTCCAGGATGTGATGGTTTAGCTAATGCTATAGCTAAAGGTACTGCGGCTGTAAATAGCTGTAGTGTAGGCGGACAACCAGTATCAGATAAAGTTGGAGAAATAATGGGTGTTAACGCAGAAACAGATGAAAAAATGATTGCTACTGTACTATGTCAAGGAAGTGACTGTAAAGCAAAAGAGAAGTTTAAATATGAAGGAATAAAAGATTGTAGAGCAGCTAATCGAATTGCTGGTGGAAGTAAAGCATGTAGTTATGGTTGTTTAGGGT containing:
- the rsxC gene encoding electron transport complex subunit RsxC, which codes for MKLENLTFKGGTKVPGFKEFTENLPIEKARAPEKVIIPLQQHIGAPCDPVVKVGDKVKVGQVIGQAEAFVSAPVHASISGTVKEIGSHVSPTGMTVNSITIEADGKNEVDPSLKPHDSLNELTKDEILSIIKDAGITGMGGASFPTYVKLSPPKDKKIDTIIINGSECEPYLTSDYRLMVENPEAIVFGLKVIMKAVGVGKGFIGIEDNKPEAIKKLREVCKNEKDIKVVSLKAKYPQGDEKRVINAITNREVPSGGLPMDVGAIVSNAGTANAIGEAVRKGKPLYERIVTVTGKGIKEPKNLIVKIGTSFRDIIEECGGYAKAPGKIIMGGPMMGISQYTDEVPVIKGTSGILVLTQEDANPEPEQPCIKCGKCLEVCPVNLQPLYINKFTLKGRFDKAEEYHALDCIECGACSYICPSKRTLVESIRLAKGEIIAKRKKS
- a CDS encoding lytic transglycosylase domain-containing protein; the protein is MARRLKRRLRLVFTCVVIILTIIISANLIIKTKYPIGYKDYINKYSKEYDIDPYLIASIINVESNFDVNAKSSKDARGLMQISPITAEWAAKELNLTNFTLESLYEPETNIKIGCWYLSVLTKEYDNNLEVILAAYNGGSGNVNKWLSDKKYSDDGKNLKEIPFKETAEYVKKVIKNCEMYEKIYKDNIDDSDSADFQFIMLINNFKKVIKQYIFQNG
- a CDS encoding RnfABCDGE type electron transport complex subunit G, which produces MNETLKLGLVLLIVTAVSATILGISNFVTADKIAEADKLANDSARKEALSVAEDFELLIEETEKIKKINPEVLEIYEGLDGSGETIGYVIKTEVLGFGGDIEVMTGISLEGKITGMKVLDHAETPGLGARATEPEFQEKFNDKSVDESIVVVNSEPVGGNEVLAITSATITTDAVAQGVNIAREIFVDNFAK
- a CDS encoding peptide ABC transporter substrate-binding protein, translated to MSYKKLVLVLFLIITLLFTMTGCNEELNKANTVSKKDEKAVEKEKEYEPVEGGELVLPLTVLSTLNPLISENISYHYFSKLIFEGMFELDEKFNIENILAEDYSIKNGGKVVDIKLRDDVYWHDGEKLTSEDVLFTINTIKHADNENSYKKIFNNSLNGDIKNILDVEIIDANNLEITFDKNYSNCVETLIFPIIPKHVFAKAGEGKKVYENALKVENYKPIGTGPYKFISYEKFKSITLEANDNWWKGKTYIETVIGKVLENEELMLTAFETDQVDMTLSKGTDWEKYAESQRVNINEYVSNNYEFLGFNFNNETFKDGKNKGIRKALAYGIDRQAIIEEVYLNHGTEIDVPINPNSWLASDNANTYQYNLSKAKEELEKAGWKDRNGDGICEDEKGNKLTLRLTTNSYNLLRLKTANMITGDLRKLGIEVIKDYSDTVPDNLTEEMVKEQWESFEKKIAKGDFDIALLGWELSSIPELSFAFHSSQIKNGTNFIRYNNKKMDNLLVDAFSAMPGDKKQKAYEKLEKEIVDELPYISLLFRNKAILSSNKIQGDIKPNFNNVYNNIENWYIPKEYQKKK
- a CDS encoding electron transport complex subunit E, giving the protein MKLSEIFYNGLIKDNPVFVQLIGMCSVLAVTTTAVNGLAMGLSVIFVLVGSNLVISLIRNVIPDKIRIPAYIVVVATFVTIIEMFLKAYAQDIYNALGLFIPLIVVNCIILARAEAFASKNGVLPSIVDGLGMGLGYTLALLVLGSLREIIGAGSIFGYKLFSDAFQPALIFIMPPGAFILLGILIGIFNKVRMNKAASDSKVKGEA
- the rsxA gene encoding electron transport complex subunit RsxA, which translates into the protein MNLFTILVSTIFVNNFVLARFLGICPFLGVSNETETATGMSIAVTFVVTLSSIITYVIQKAVLDPLKLGYLQTIVFILIIAALVQFVEMVMKKISPNLYQALGVYLPLITTNCAVLGVAILNIQEGYNLIQTIVNAVGASIGFGLALILMAGIREKLELADVPEALEGFPIALITAGLMSIAFLGFNGLV
- a CDS encoding RnfABCDGE type electron transport complex subunit D, giving the protein MDSSKTMTSTKAEEILKEGSLIGTSSPHLRSGESVQRIMLDVIIALVPAIIGSIYFFGMNAFKLILISVISAVGFEALIQKVFGKPIAIKDLSAVITGILLAFNLPPTAPWWIPVVGSAFAIIIVKQFFGGLGSNFMNPALAARAMLLTSWPTIMSDFVSPGVDAATEATPLSIIKYGFSDAAASATVAESGSTLPELKEVFIGNVGGSLGETSALLLLVGAAYLLIRGVINWRIPTAYIATTLIMLLLFGVESEYIPYHLLSGGLILGAFYMATDYSSSPVTPLGQIIFGIGAGFLTALIRVKGGYPEGVSYSILLMNVATPLIEKLTKPKVFGEVK
- a CDS encoding DNA polymerase IV, whose amino-acid sequence is MTKRSIIHVDMDAFYASVEEADNPLLKGKPIIVGGRSGSRGVVSASSYEARKYGVHSAMSMAKAKQLCPKGVFLPVNMKRYKEVSKEANEILKEHSLIIEPISIDEAFLDVTGKNPYIISKSIKKRIKNELGLTVSIGISFNKFLAKLASDVEKPNGLTIVKKNEAVNFLVPLPIRKLWGVGPKTERELNKLGIYTIGDMQRYDMNVLIRKFGKRGKELSDFSKGIDNRVVENDIKTKSIGEEETYIDDVDDIGFLVNKLDEYSLSLAHKLDHHSTLAKTITVKVKYEDFSVETRSLTLSIPTNKYPTIFEISKSILINKFSLEKKVRLLGLSLSNLIHPNDPLQLNIEM